ATTGCGGCACCACAATGCGAATTACGTTACCGCTGAAGGGTTAGGAAATTGAAATGAGTGTGTGAGAGGCGGCCTACTCTCCTGCGGGATTATCCGAATGCTTTCCACCCAGCATCTTGTCGATGCCATCTGGCCAATCGGTAAACAGGGTGTTGCCTGGGCGGGCCTCCCAGTGAAAGGTCTTGTCACGCACAGTGATGGTGCCCTTGATCCAACAAGAGGGATAGAGATACCAGGCGTGTAGCTCACCTTCTTTGAGGCGATGGTAGGTGCGAAACATCGTACGTACCTGCCGCGAACTAAGGCTCCATCCGGCACACTCTTCCGCGTCTGTTCTCACAGAAGAGTCACTCTCTAAAGCTCCGACAGTGATCGCTGCTCCGGCAGGTAATGGAGCGACATGCTGCCCTGAAGCAAGAAAGAGAATAAGACCCAGGACTGCAGCTGGATTTGCCGTTACCATTGCGCACCTGCCGCTTCTCCCGGATTCTTATGAGAGATCAGGGAGTGGCGATAGACATCGGTATTGAGCAGATGCAGGGTCGCTTCAAGCTCCTGGACCAGCCAACGTAGCGACGCCTGCTGCTCTGCTGCAGGCGTTTCAAAGGTCTTATCATCGATGTGATTTCCGACCATCTCGATACCAATCGAGTCCTCATTCACTGGATACCGGTCGGGATAGTCCTTATCTTTTTCATGCTGGTGCGTCTCCTGCACCAACGTACTGAAATGCCCTCGTAACCGCTTTGTTGCCGTGTCATACCAAGCGCTCTCAGTCTTCGAACAGGATTTTTCCAGCAGGCAACGCGACACGATCTTGCCGACGTGCCAGCACTTTTGCTGTAAAGAAACACATTGGTAGGTCGTGCCATCCTTGTCGATGAGAAAGTGTGCGCCGTCAGGTCGATTGCCGGTACGCCAACCTGCAATGGTGCCGCTCGCCGTCGGAGAATCGGTCTGATGCACCACAATCGCGTGGACATTCTGTAATGGCCCATGCGCGATCTGCGGGACAAGTTGGACCTTAACCCTGGCTTCGCGGACGACTCCCTGCTTATCCAGAGTAAGCATGCTAATTACCCACCTTAATATCCATGAAGTTCTGCTGATCAAGCGCCGGTTGCAGCTTGACGGTAAGGATGTGGTTGCTGCCACCGCCGCCATCCGTATGGAACCCGCTGATCCACCCATTGAAGCTATAGGTACAAAGTGCGTCCGCCTGCTTCTCGTCCTGCCAGAACTCGATTTTGATGGGCTTGATCTTATCGCGGGTTACTCCATTCGCGAGCCCAAAGAGCTTCTGCAACGTAGCGAACGGCATATTGACGGTATCGTGAATATCCACGATGCAACTGATGGAACACCGTAGTGTTCCCATCTGCGGCAGACCATGATGGTCATGATCCGTCTCAACACCAACGTGGGCTGAGAGTGCGTTGAACTTATCTCCATCAATGGAGACGGTTGCATTCGAAGGTTGAGCCATCGGGGGAGGCCTTCCTCTCTTGCGTTAAGACTCTAGCAGCTTGCTTTCGGCACCGCGTTACACCAACAAAAACGATTTTGACTACATCATTGCTTCGACTTAAACGAGAACGGGAACATCTTCGACGCCTTCCACACCGAACACCTGGCGATAGCGGGCAATCTCTTCGGCGGGTCCGGTGGCTTTCTGGTAGTTATCACTCAGCTTGACTGCGGGTCTTCCATTCACTGTCTGCAATTTGCAGATCAGGCCAAGTGGTTCCAGCTCATGTTCTCCACGGGGATGGCAGTCGCGGAAATCATTGGTTAGCAGCGTTCCCCAACCAGAGCTGAAACGGATTCGCCCGTGGAAGCGATGATGCAGCGTCAGGATCTCTTCCACATCGAGCCCGTCACTGGCAATCAGACGCTTTCGTGCCGGATCCTGACCGCGCTCCTTGAGCCATCCGATATACTCTTCGCCTGCAACCAGAGGTTCTTTGCTGTCGATGCGAAGGCCGGTCCATGCCGCAACCCAGTCCGGTGCATGTCGAAAGAACTGGGTGCTGCCGTAGGTATCAGGAAGCAACATCAGCAGCGCTCCGCCGTAGGTCTGCTGCCAGAGTCCGAGCACCTTATACTGCGACTGCAGCAGTTCTTCCTCGTTATTTGCCATCGCAGCCAACGCCATCGGCAACTCGTGCGCATTGGTGCCGATCGCTTCCATATCATGCTTATAGGCGAGATAAGTATTGGAGGTTCCTGTGAAGCGCTCACCGAGCGTGGATTGCATCGCATCCACAACGTACTCCTGCCACAGGAAGCTGTGACGACGGCGGGTGCCAAAGTCGGCGATGCGTAACCCCTCCACAGAGCGCATCCGCTCGATCTTCTCCCACAGCCGTGTCTTCGCCCGCGCATACAGGATGTCGAGCTCCAGCTCGCTCAGATCGCGCAGACCGTAGCGCGTCTTCATCTCACTCAGGATGGAGAGCGCATAGATCTCCCACATGGTCACCTGCGTCCATTCGCCGGCGAACTCCAGCCGCACTTGTCCATCGACCACATCGAGCAGATAGTCGGGAAGGCGGAAGTGATGCTCCAGCCATTCGAGAAAGGCGGGCTCGAAGATTCCGCGCACGCCATAGAAGGTATTGCCGGCGAGCCACACCAACTCGCTCCTCTTGAAGCTGAGGCTGCGTACGTGATCCAGTTGCGCCCGCAACTGCTCGATATCGATCTGCTCTGCCAACCGCACAGTAGAGTTGCGGTTCACAACGGAGAAGGTCACCTGGACACCGCGAAAGTGCTTCCAAATGTACTGCAGCATAAGCAGCTTGTAGAAGTCTGTATCCAGCAGCGAGCGGACGATCGGGTCCAGTGCCCAGTTATGGTTATGCGCCCGCCGCGCGAGGTTCAAGATCATATGCAGCCATTAGAGCATTTTCCCTGTAGGTGTAGTTTAGGGCTCCCGTATCTATGGGCGTTTTCCGTAATGAAATCGCCGCTGCACAACCTTTCCGGGATACCAAACAACAGGGAAAATGCTCTAAAGCATTTATCGGGATTTCCCTCGAAATCCTTATCGGAATCCCCGATGGCTGTGATTGAAACAATCCTTTTGACGCCGGTGCCGGAGCATTTCAAGCTCAACACATGAAGACGTTACGCATCGGGATCCTCGGCGACTATTGCGAAGCAAACCCTACCCACCTTGCCACGAACGACGGCCTGCAGCACGCCGCGGCGGCGTTGGAGATCAAGGCGGAGGCGTCATGGCTCGCGACCGACGAAGCGCATGATCTTGCTGCTTTCGATGCGCTCTTCTGTTCCCCGGGAAGTCCATATCGCAGTATGGAGGGTGCGCTCACCGGGATCCGCTTCGCGCGTGAGAACAAGGTTCCGCTCATCGGCACCTGCGGCGGCTTTCAGCACATCATCCTCGAATACGCACGGTCGGTGATGCATGTCGAAGATGCGGCGCACGCCGAGACCGATCCTTATGCCTCCCGGCTGGTAATAGCGCCACTCACCTGTTCTCTCGTTGGCAAGACAATGGAGGTACTTTTCACGCCTGGTACCCTGGCCGCACAAGCCTACGGCTCCGCAACCGCAGAAGAGAACTTCTACTGCAACTTCGGCCTGAACCCGGAGTACGAACCACAGCTCGAAGAGGCCGGCCTAAGCATCACCGCCCGTGACCAGTTCGGAGAGGCCCG
This genomic window from Terriglobus albidus contains:
- a CDS encoding CTP synthase C-terminal region-related (seleno)protein gives rise to the protein MKTLRIGILGDYCEANPTHLATNDGLQHAAAALEIKAEASWLATDEAHDLAAFDALFCSPGSPYRSMEGALTGIRFARENKVPLIGTCGGFQHIILEYARSVMHVEDAAHAETDPYASRLVIAPLTCSLVGKTMEVLFTPGTLAAQAYGSATAEENFYCNFGLNPEYEPQLEEAGLSITARDQFGEARVVELPSHPFYAGTLFVPQTRSTAGKPHPLLVAYLRAAANI
- a CDS encoding peptidoglycan recognition protein family protein; the protein is MLTLDKQGVVREARVKVQLVPQIAHGPLQNVHAIVVHQTDSPTASGTIAGWRTGNRPDGAHFLIDKDGTTYQCVSLQQKCWHVGKIVSRCLLEKSCSKTESAWYDTATKRLRGHFSTLVQETHQHEKDKDYPDRYPVNEDSIGIEMVGNHIDDKTFETPAAEQQASLRWLVQELEATLHLLNTDVYRHSLISHKNPGEAAGAQW
- the pncB gene encoding nicotinate phosphoribosyltransferase, encoding MILNLARRAHNHNWALDPIVRSLLDTDFYKLLMLQYIWKHFRGVQVTFSVVNRNSTVRLAEQIDIEQLRAQLDHVRSLSFKRSELVWLAGNTFYGVRGIFEPAFLEWLEHHFRLPDYLLDVVDGQVRLEFAGEWTQVTMWEIYALSILSEMKTRYGLRDLSELELDILYARAKTRLWEKIERMRSVEGLRIADFGTRRRHSFLWQEYVVDAMQSTLGERFTGTSNTYLAYKHDMEAIGTNAHELPMALAAMANNEEELLQSQYKVLGLWQQTYGGALLMLLPDTYGSTQFFRHAPDWVAAWTGLRIDSKEPLVAGEEYIGWLKERGQDPARKRLIASDGLDVEEILTLHHRFHGRIRFSSGWGTLLTNDFRDCHPRGEHELEPLGLICKLQTVNGRPAVKLSDNYQKATGPAEEIARYRQVFGVEGVEDVPVLV